The genomic interval GGGTCCCGGACCAGCCGGGCAGGATCGCGGTGGACCCGAGGGTGCCGGACTCGACGTCGATCGGGCCGGGCACGCCGAGCCCGACGCCCGCGACCTTGGACCGGTCCACCCCGGTGGCCTCGATCAGCCGGTCGACCAGCTGTTCCGCCCGGTCGAAGCCCTGGGAGGAGGAGGCGTCCACGTCCAGCGGCTCGGACTCCTCCGCCAGCACCTGGTGAGCGAGGTTGCCCACCGCGACCCGCAGGTGGGTGTGGCCGAAGTCGACCCCGATGACGATGCCGGCGTCCCCGCTGAGCGACACGCTGCGGGCCCGGCGTCCCCCCGCCGACGTGGGAGTCACCTCGACCGTGCCGCGCTCCTTGAGCTCCCGGACGATGTTGGAGACCGTGGCCGCGGACAGTCCGGTCGTCCTCGCGATCTCCGCCTGGGTGAGGGACCCCGCCAGACGTACTGCCCGGACGACCCGCTCCAGGTTGGCTCGGTGCAGCGACGACTGCGACCCGGGAGTCTCCACGACGACCTCCTGCGCGCGGGGCCGCTTCGGCGGGGCCCCGTTCATGTCCAACTAGTGAACTCTAAGCTGAGCCGTTCGGGTCGCCTCCCGTCAAGAGGTTGAACCGTTTCCGGGCGCACGGACCTACGCGCACACGCCGCTCCCTGGGGCGGGAGCGGCGTGTGAGGGGCGGGTTCCGCTGCGTTACTTCAAGGTGGCGGAGGTGAGGCCGGCCTGCACCTGCCGCTGGAAGGACAGGTAGACCACCAGCATGGGCACCATGGCGATGGTCACGCCGGCGAAGAGCACCGGCAGGTCGGAGGCGTAGCCCTGCTGCTGCTGGAGCTGGATGAGGCCCTGGGTGAGCACGTAGCGCTCCGGGTCGTCACCGCTCTGCGGCTGCATCAGCACGGTCGGCAGGATGTACTGGTTCCACTGGCCGAGCGTGTTGAAGATCCCGACGCTGATCAGTCCGGGCTTGGCCATCGGCAGCATGACCTGGAAGAACGTCCGGGTGTGCGAGGCGCCGTCCAGGATCGCCGCCTCGAAGACCGCCGTGGGCAGGGTCCGGAAGAAGGCGTGCATGAAGAACACCGTGAACGGCAGCGAGTAGGCCACGTACACCAGGGCCAGGCCGTGGTAGGTGTTCAGCATGTCGAGCCGCTTGACCATGAAGAACAGCGGCACGAGGGCGAGGAACACGGGGAACATCGCGCCCGCGACGAAGAAGTAGTACAGCAGGCGGTTGCCCCGGAACTCGTAGCGGGCCAGCACGTAGGCGGCCATCGAGCCGAACAGCATGGTCAGCGGCACCGAGATCACCAGCACGATCACGGTGCTGGTGAAGTAGTCGCCGATGCCCTTCTCCCAGGCGCGGGAGAAGACGCCGAGGTCCCAGTTCTGCGGCCAGCCGAAGGCCGAGGCGCCGATCTGCGCGTCGGTCTTGAAACTGCTCAGCACCAGCCACAGCAGCGGCAGCACGATCAGCACCGCCCACACGGCGAGGAAGCCGTGCGAGAAGACGTTCAGCACCACGCCCTCGCCGCGCCGGTCGCCGGGGCGGACGGCGCCCTTGCTCACCGGGGGCGGGGGCGGGGTGGAGTCGCCGGCGGGGGCGGTTTCCTTCAGGGGTGCGCTCATCGTCGTTGCTCCGCCCTCAGAACTCGATGCGCTCGCGACGGGTGGCGCGCAGCATGACCACGGACACGATCAGGGTGAGGAGCAGCATGACCACGCCCATGGCGCAGGCGTAGCCGCTGCGGCCGTACAGCAGGAAGTTGCGCATCATCACGGTGGACATGACCTCGCTGTGGTGGTCGGGTCCGCCGCCGTAGTCGCCGGCGGTCATGGTGGAGACCAGGATGAACATGTCCATCGCCGCGATGCCGAGGTAGACCCAGGCGGTCTGCACGGAGTCCCAGAGCAGCGGCAGGGTGATGCGGAAGAACGACTGGGTGCGGCTCGCCCCGTCGATCAGGGCGGCCTCGTAGATGTCCTTGGGAATGGACTGCATGGCCGCGGAGAAAAGCACCAGATAGAAGCCGACGCCGTGCCAGACGACGACCGCCATGAGGGCCCACAGCACGACGTCCGGCTCGTTGAGCCATTCCACCGGATTGCTCGCGTCGACCAGTCCGAGTTCGATCAGGAGGCCGTTCAGCATGCCGCCGCCGTCGCTGCGGTAGACGGCGCCGAAGAGGACGGCGAGAATCGCCAGCGACAGCACCTGCGGGAAGAAATAGATCACCCGGTAGTACTTCGATCCGGCGACTCCGGAGACCCCTCCGGAACGGCCGCGTCCGCCCGCGTTCAGCATGAACGCGAAGAACAGCGCGAGCAGAATGGTGATCACCGGGATGAACACCAGGAACAGGATGTTGTGCCAGATGGCACCCATGAAGATGTCGTCCTCGAACAACGTCGTGTAGTTGTCCAGGCCGATGAACTCGAAGGTCTGCGACTGTCCCTTCCAGTCGGTCAGCGAATAGCCGAAGGTCTGGATGTACGGCCAGATCACGAAGATCAGATAGAGCGCCACGGGAAAGAGGAGAAATCCCGCGACGAACCGGTGCTGCCCTGTGCGCATGGCGTCCCTGCCCCTGGGTGTGGCCGCCGCGGACCGGGATCCCTTCCCGGTCCGCGGCGGTCGTCGGTCGAGCGAGATCAGTCGCGGCGGTTCTTCTTCGAGGCCGGGTCCTTGGCCTGCTTGTCGACCGCGGCCTGGGCCCGCTTGAGCCATTCCTTGGGCTGGATGCGCCGGGCCATCAGCTCGTTGGAGGCGTTCTCGATGGCGGCGCCCATCTCGCTGTACCACTCGGTGTACAGGTAGCGGAAGGTGTTGTCGCCGGCCGCCTTGGTCGCCTCGACCGTGGACTGGGTGCCCGGCCGCAGCTCGACGCCGGGGTCGACGCCGTCCTTGAGGATGGTCAGCGAGTTGGCCTCCTTGGCGAACAGCGTCGACCACTCCCTGGAGAGCATCATCCGCATGAACTCCTTGGCCGCGGGCTGGTTCCTGGCCTTGGACGGGATGATGAAGGGCTCGCCGGAGCCGGCCCGGATCGCCTCGAACGGCAGGGCGCTGCCGGGCAGCAGCGGCATCGGCAGGAACTTCATGTCGAAGTCGTCCGGCGTCGTCTTGAGCTGCTCGTTCTCGAGCCAGGAGCCGCTGGTGATGAACGCGGCCTTGTACTGGTTCCAGCGGGTCTGCGACTCGGTGTGGGTCAGGCCGTTGGTGCCGGGCATCAAGTAGCCCTTCTCCACGACCTCGTAGATCGCCTCGATGGCCTCCGTGGCGGCGTCGGAGCCGACGAACGCCTTGGGGTCGAGGTTGTCGATCGCCTTCATGGCGTCCAGGCCGCCCTTCTTGGCGATCAGGTCCATGATGGCGACGTTGATGTAGTACGGGAACTTGCCCTGGTGGGCGAGGCCGCCGATGCCCTGCGCCTTGGCGTCCGCGCAGACGGCGAGGAAGTCCGCCCAGGTCTTCGGCGGCTCCCAGCCCTTCTCCTGGAAGAGCTTGCCGGAGTACCACAGGCCCCACACCGTGTAGATGTAGTTGAGGGCGACGACCTTGCCCTCCTGCATGCCGGTGTCGAGCGTGCCGGGGATGAGGGTGTCGCGCACCTTGGTGCCGGGGTCGTCGATCGACGGGGCGTCCAGCACCTCGGCGAGGTCCAGGAGCTGGCCGTTCCTGTACAGCACGTCGATCGGGATCTGCTGGGCGCCGGAGTCGTCGACGATGTCCGGCGGGTTGCCGGCGTTGAAGCGGGGCTGGAGCTTGCCCGTGATCTCCTGGGTGCCGGTGTGGACCGACGTCACTCCCCATTTCTTCTCGAACGAGGCTTCCCAGGCTTTCGCGTAGTCGTCGCCGTAACCGCCCTTGAAGATGACGATGTCGAGTTTGCTGCCTTCCTTGACGCCGAAGGGGTTGGATTCGGTCGTCTCGCCCTTGTTGTCACCGGAGTCGTCCTCCCCGCCGCCGCCGCTGGCACAGGCGGACAGGAAGCTCATCGTGGGGACGGACAGCAGGCCGAGTGCGGCGGACCGTTTGATCAGGTCACGGCGCCCCACACCACTCGTGTCACCGGTGCCGTTGCTGCCGACGGAAGTGGATCCCATGCTCAAGTCCTCGCCTTCTCCAGGACTCAGGCGGTGAACCGGATCCTTCCCGGCACCGCGTTCGGGTCAAGCTGGGTCGTGCAGGAAGTGCGGCTGGTACGGGTCGGGTGCGGTGAAGATTGCCCCGGAGTGCCGACAGGTATAGTCCACTTCACGCCGACGGAGCAAGATCGAATGCAAGGTTCCCCTTACGTCTTTTCCGAGTTGAGACCTCACGGAAATAAGAGCCTCGGGCGCCTTGCGCAACGGAAAAGTCCGCGCCATCGTCGGCGAATGCGCCCATCAACCCCCTTGACATCATCGGTCACTTGACCCACTACTGGTCCTTGCGTACTGCAATTGACAACGTTGTCCAGCGCAGGGAGGGTGCTCGCGCATGCAACAGAGGGTTCGGCACAGATGGGGAAGGGCGGTCGTCGCGGCGACCGCCCTCGCCCTTGCCGCGGGCTCGCAGGGCGTCGCCGTGGCGCTGCCCGACGCGCCGCCGGGAACCGACCGGGAGTTCGCCTCGTCGTTCGAGTCCGGGGAGCCCGCCCCGGACTGGCTGAACACCGTGGAGACGACGCGCGGCGGCGCACGCGCCTCCGGCGTCGACGGCGGCTACAGCGCCGGCATACCCGGCAACATCACCGACGACGTCACGAACGTCCGCGCGAGCGCGGAGAACACCAGCGGCCGGGAGGTGAAGGAGCACCTCGTCGACAGCCTGGCCGGCACCAAGTGGCTGGCCTTCGAGCCCACCGCCTGGCTGGAGTTCGACTTCGACGCGCCGGTCGAGGTGCTGCGCTACGCGCTCACCTCCGCCAACGACCACGAGGAGCGCGACCCGCGCGACTGGACCCTCAAGGGCTCCGCCGACGGCGAGAACTGGACGACCCTCGACACCCGCTCGGGCGAGACGTTCGAGGAGCGCTTCCAGACGAAGACGTACCCGCTGGACGCGTCGGCCGTCGGCGCGTACCGGCACTTCCGGCTGGAGATCACCAGGAACGGCAGCGGCAACCTGGTGCAGCTCGCCGACGTGCAGTTCGCGGCCGGCGGCGAGGACGAACCGGTCCCCGGGAACATGCTGTCGCTGGTCGACCACGGCCCGACCGGCTCCCCGACCGCGAAGGCCCGGGCGGGCTTCACCGGCCTGCGGGCGCTGCGCTACGCCGGCCGGCACCTCGCCGACGGGCGGGCGTACTCGTACAACAAGGTGTTCGACGTCGACGTGAAGGTCGAGCGGGACACCCAGCTGTCCTACCGGGTCTTCCCGTCGATGGCGG from Streptomyces sp. DH-12 carries:
- a CDS encoding sugar ABC transporter permease; this encodes MRTGQHRFVAGFLLFPVALYLIFVIWPYIQTFGYSLTDWKGQSQTFEFIGLDNYTTLFEDDIFMGAIWHNILFLVFIPVITILLALFFAFMLNAGGRGRSGGVSGVAGSKYYRVIYFFPQVLSLAILAVLFGAVYRSDGGGMLNGLLIELGLVDASNPVEWLNEPDVVLWALMAVVVWHGVGFYLVLFSAAMQSIPKDIYEAALIDGASRTQSFFRITLPLLWDSVQTAWVYLGIAAMDMFILVSTMTAGDYGGGPDHHSEVMSTVMMRNFLLYGRSGYACAMGVVMLLLTLIVSVVMLRATRRERIEF
- the ngcE gene encoding N-acetylglucosamine/diacetylchitobiose ABC transporter substrate-binding protein, with the protein product MGSTSVGSNGTGDTSGVGRRDLIKRSAALGLLSVPTMSFLSACASGGGGEDDSGDNKGETTESNPFGVKEGSKLDIVIFKGGYGDDYAKAWEASFEKKWGVTSVHTGTQEITGKLQPRFNAGNPPDIVDDSGAQQIPIDVLYRNGQLLDLAEVLDAPSIDDPGTKVRDTLIPGTLDTGMQEGKVVALNYIYTVWGLWYSGKLFQEKGWEPPKTWADFLAVCADAKAQGIGGLAHQGKFPYYINVAIMDLIAKKGGLDAMKAIDNLDPKAFVGSDAATEAIEAIYEVVEKGYLMPGTNGLTHTESQTRWNQYKAAFITSGSWLENEQLKTTPDDFDMKFLPMPLLPGSALPFEAIRAGSGEPFIIPSKARNQPAAKEFMRMMLSREWSTLFAKEANSLTILKDGVDPGVELRPGTQSTVEATKAAGDNTFRYLYTEWYSEMGAAIENASNELMARRIQPKEWLKRAQAAVDKQAKDPASKKNRRD
- a CDS encoding carbohydrate ABC transporter permease, whose translation is MSAPLKETAPAGDSTPPPPPVSKGAVRPGDRRGEGVVLNVFSHGFLAVWAVLIVLPLLWLVLSSFKTDAQIGASAFGWPQNWDLGVFSRAWEKGIGDYFTSTVIVLVISVPLTMLFGSMAAYVLARYEFRGNRLLYYFFVAGAMFPVFLALVPLFFMVKRLDMLNTYHGLALVYVAYSLPFTVFFMHAFFRTLPTAVFEAAILDGASHTRTFFQVMLPMAKPGLISVGIFNTLGQWNQYILPTVLMQPQSGDDPERYVLTQGLIQLQQQQGYASDLPVLFAGVTIAMVPMLVVYLSFQRQVQAGLTSATLK